In Planifilum fimeticola, the genomic window AATCCGCGGCTCGGTTCCTTCCTTGATCTCCACGCCGATTTTGTTGGCCAGATCCGTGGCCAAGCCGGTCGCCAGAATCACGTGTTTCGCCTCGAAGGTTCCCTTTTCCGCGGTTTCGATCGCGAAACCTTCGCCCTTCTTCTCGATGTTGACCACCGAATCCTCAATGATCTCGGCACCGAATTTGGACGCCTGTTTTTTCCCCGTCTCCACCAGGTCGGGACCGGTGATCTCCATCACGCCGTAATGGTTCTCAATCCAAGCCTTCTTGGTAATGCTCTTATCGTTGTCGAAAACCACCGTCTTCTTGCCGGCCTTTGCGGCAAACAGTGCGGCGCTCGCTCCGGCGGGCCCGGCTCCAACGATTGCAATATCATACATTGCCGCTCTTCTCCTCTCTGATGGTTTTCCGATTAAAGGTATCGACATCATTTGATTATAATTTTTCATTACTTTTTAGTCAAGGAAGTTTCTTACCATTGAGTGGAATGAGGCGGAAATACACATCAACTGTGATCGCGACATGCTCAAGAAGATAGCGTCAAAAGAAAGCCCGAAGGAATGT contains:
- a CDS encoding FAD-dependent oxidoreductase; protein product: MYDIAIVGAGPAGASAALFAAKAGKKTVVFDNDKSITKKAWIENHYGVMEITGPDLVETGKKQASKFGAEIIEDSVVNIEKKGEGFAIETAEKGTFEAKHVILATGLATDLANKIGVEIKEGTEPRIPKVLKVDAEGKTNIEGIWAAGTCAGVSVHTIITAGDGAKVAINVISELNGERYVDHDILK